In one Hymenobacter sp. DG25B genomic region, the following are encoded:
- a CDS encoding DUF3857 domain-containing protein: protein MHRFSYRYLLVALLVASSFTARAQQPAQLLAQALQQYPGEKAVYLDYRQDLTVEIVGDSVQVLARHHYDMLHLEAQTSMYADDRVYSSLFNRLQKVEARTMVPNGRDYRTVKVTDFKSKFETQPGIFYDDTRVTTFSFPMVTPGARTVTDYTVRHPDSRFLQPFFFSSYVPVRHAELTITAPAGVKVEGKLFNTDQVKVQFSKQQKGNTVVYRWAADNLPTPRATTTARKAATTART, encoded by the coding sequence ATGCATAGATTTTCTTATCGATATCTGCTGGTTGCGCTGCTGGTTGCCAGCAGCTTTACAGCCCGGGCCCAGCAACCCGCGCAGCTCCTGGCGCAGGCCCTGCAGCAATACCCCGGCGAAAAAGCCGTGTACCTGGACTACCGCCAGGACCTGACCGTGGAAATTGTGGGCGACTCGGTACAGGTGCTGGCACGCCACCATTATGATATGCTGCACCTGGAAGCCCAGACTTCCATGTATGCCGATGACCGGGTGTATAGCTCCCTGTTCAACCGTCTGCAGAAAGTAGAGGCCCGCACTATGGTGCCTAATGGCCGCGACTACCGCACGGTGAAGGTGACGGACTTTAAATCGAAGTTTGAAACCCAGCCCGGTATTTTCTACGACGATACCCGCGTGACGACCTTCAGCTTCCCGATGGTGACGCCCGGGGCGCGCACCGTAACGGACTACACCGTGCGCCACCCCGACTCGCGCTTTCTGCAGCCCTTCTTCTTTAGCTCCTACGTGCCCGTACGTCACGCCGAGCTGACCATTACGGCTCCGGCCGGCGTGAAAGTGGAGGGCAAGCTCTTCAACACCGACCAGGTGAAGGTGCAGTTCAGCAAGCAGCAGAAAGGCAACACGGTGGTTTACCGCTGGGCCGCCGACAACCTGCCCACGCCCCGCGCGACGACAACGGCCCGGAAAGCAGCTACTACCGCCCGCACCTGA
- a CDS encoding aldehyde dehydrogenase family protein, which yields MKQAFEEALATGDAPAHADPHGIRTVLRELGVQANNPAYSTGLIWGGADNSNTRTITSPADGKVIATVAMATAEDYEQVVRTAQAAFLTWRTMPAPKRGEIVRQIGNKLREFKEPLGKLVSYEMGKIMQEGLGEVQEMIDICDFAVGLSRQLYGFTMHSERPAHRMYEQYHPLGLVATISAFNFPVAVWSWNAMLAAVCGDVNIWKPSEKTPLVAVAVQNIIKDVLRENELPEGVFNLIIGDAEIGAKMAADTRIPLVSATGSTRMGKKVGEVVGGRLGRALLELGGNNAIILTQHADLDMAMRAVVFGAVGTAGQRCTTTRRLIIHDSIFEDVKARLLKIYPNLPIGNPLKEGTLVGPLIDEQAVHMFTKALQEVQAEGGKLLIGGEVLKGEAYASGTYVTPAIVEAENHYHTVQEETFAPILYLIKYSGSVEAAIELQNGVKQGLSSSIFSLNMRETETFLSYAGSDCGIANVNIGTSGAEIGGAFGGEKETGGGRESGSDAWRVYMRRQTNTINYSTQMPLAQGITFDV from the coding sequence ATGAAACAAGCTTTTGAAGAAGCCTTGGCCACCGGCGACGCACCTGCCCACGCCGACCCGCACGGCATCCGTACTGTGCTGCGCGAGCTAGGCGTACAGGCCAACAACCCCGCCTATAGCACCGGCCTGATCTGGGGCGGCGCTGATAACAGCAACACCCGCACCATTACCTCGCCCGCCGACGGCAAAGTAATTGCCACCGTAGCCATGGCCACGGCCGAGGACTATGAGCAGGTAGTGCGCACGGCGCAGGCGGCTTTCCTCACCTGGCGCACCATGCCTGCCCCCAAGCGCGGCGAGATTGTACGCCAGATTGGCAACAAGCTGCGCGAGTTCAAGGAGCCTCTGGGTAAGCTGGTAAGCTACGAAATGGGCAAAATCATGCAGGAGGGCCTGGGCGAAGTGCAGGAGATGATTGACATCTGCGACTTTGCCGTGGGCCTGTCGCGCCAGCTCTATGGCTTCACCATGCACTCGGAGCGTCCGGCGCACCGCATGTACGAGCAGTATCACCCGCTGGGCCTGGTGGCCACCATTTCGGCCTTCAACTTCCCGGTGGCGGTGTGGAGCTGGAACGCCATGCTGGCCGCCGTATGTGGTGATGTAAACATCTGGAAGCCCTCGGAGAAAACCCCGCTGGTAGCGGTGGCCGTGCAAAACATCATTAAGGATGTGCTGCGCGAAAACGAGCTGCCCGAAGGTGTCTTCAACCTCATCATCGGGGATGCTGAAATTGGCGCTAAAATGGCCGCCGATACGCGTATTCCGCTGGTGTCGGCTACGGGTTCTACCCGCATGGGTAAGAAGGTAGGCGAAGTAGTGGGTGGCCGCCTGGGCCGCGCGCTGCTGGAGCTGGGCGGCAACAACGCCATTATCCTGACCCAGCACGCCGACCTGGACATGGCCATGCGCGCCGTGGTATTTGGCGCGGTGGGCACCGCCGGCCAGCGCTGCACCACCACGCGCCGCCTCATCATTCACGACTCCATTTTTGAAGATGTAAAGGCCCGCCTGCTGAAAATTTACCCCAACCTGCCCATCGGCAATCCGCTGAAGGAAGGCACGCTGGTGGGGCCGCTCATTGACGAGCAGGCCGTGCATATGTTTACCAAAGCCCTGCAGGAAGTGCAGGCCGAAGGGGGCAAGCTGCTGATTGGCGGTGAAGTATTGAAAGGGGAGGCCTATGCCAGCGGTACGTATGTAACGCCCGCCATTGTAGAAGCCGAAAACCACTACCACACGGTGCAGGAAGAAACCTTCGCACCTATTCTGTACCTGATTAAGTACAGCGGCAGCGTGGAAGCGGCCATTGAGCTGCAGAATGGCGTGAAGCAGGGTCTGTCATCCAGCATCTTCTCCCTGAACATGCGCGAAACGGAGACTTTCCTCTCGTATGCCGGCTCCGACTGTGGTATTGCCAACGTGAACATTGGTACATCCGGCGCTGAAATTGGCGGGGCTTTCGGTGGCGAAAAAGAAACCGGTGGCGGCCGCGAGTCCGGCTCCGATGCCTGGCGTGTATACATGCGCCGCCAGACCAACACCATTAACTATTCCACCCAGATGCCACTGGCGCAGGGTATTACGTTTGATGTGTAA
- a CDS encoding RNA polymerase sigma factor, which produces MEAVAYTDINAPLVERCRLGDRRAQAEIYKRYSRAMFNASLRITGDYAEAEDVLQEAFLSAFRELHSYKGDSSFGSWLKRIVINKSINCLRNRRLQLVPLGEQHDGISLDYAETSAELEETTWRADVVRRCVQELPDGYRVVLSLYLLEGYDHAEIASILNITESTSKSQYSRARKKLLELARNHGM; this is translated from the coding sequence ATGGAAGCAGTAGCGTATACCGACATCAATGCCCCGCTCGTGGAGCGGTGCCGGCTGGGCGACCGTCGCGCCCAGGCCGAAATCTATAAACGGTACTCCCGCGCCATGTTTAATGCGTCGTTGCGCATTACGGGCGACTACGCGGAGGCGGAAGATGTGCTGCAGGAAGCCTTTCTGAGTGCTTTCCGCGAGCTGCACAGCTACAAGGGAGATTCTTCCTTTGGCAGCTGGCTGAAGCGCATCGTTATCAATAAATCTATCAACTGCCTGCGTAACCGCCGCCTGCAGCTGGTGCCGCTGGGTGAGCAGCATGACGGAATAAGCCTTGATTACGCGGAAACCAGCGCGGAGCTGGAAGAAACCACCTGGAGGGCTGATGTCGTACGACGGTGCGTACAGGAGCTGCCCGATGGCTACCGCGTGGTGTTGTCGTTGTACCTGCTGGAGGGCTATGACCACGCCGAAATTGCCTCCATTCTTAATATCACTGAATCTACATCTAAGTCGCAATACAGCCGCGCCCGCAAAAAATTGCTGGAGCTGGCCCGCAACCACGGAATGTAA
- a CDS encoding Do family serine endopeptidase, whose product MQAKQMMLGLMASAVLGGSVAVGGYKLLEPERELSPQAIAADPNVRYTSELRSSTYEVPEGLNFVAAASAVTPAVVHVMTEYAPKMTQNDAVRMDPFLRQFFGDDFNQGQRPQSGPQIGSGSGVIIAANGYIVTNNHVIDKADKIEVVLDDKRKYKAELVGADPTTDLAVLKVQADNLPFVRYGSSDDVKVGEWVLAVGNPFNLNSTVTAGIISAKGRNINILQREDRMGVEAFLQTDAVVNPGNSGGALVNLKGDLIGINSAIASRTGSFEGYSFAVPSSIVSKVVDDLLKYKVVQRALLGVNIREVDATLASEKKLASLNGVYVVGLSKNSAAADAGLKEGDIITEINGVKVNTSSQLQEQVARFRPGDKIKIAYLREGKERNAGATLRNATGTTDVIREEIASSIEYEGAKFAPLTRQEMNKLDLEGGAKISGVRGSNFKETGIGDGFIITRIDKNKVAKPQDVKRYLEEAKNNQGALVEGIYPDGRKAYYPIGQAE is encoded by the coding sequence ATGCAAGCCAAACAAATGATGCTCGGCCTCATGGCTTCCGCCGTTCTGGGCGGATCGGTGGCCGTGGGAGGTTATAAGCTATTGGAACCGGAGCGCGAACTATCGCCCCAGGCCATAGCTGCCGACCCCAACGTACGCTACACCAGTGAGCTGCGCAGCAGCACTTACGAAGTGCCCGAGGGCCTCAACTTCGTGGCCGCTGCCTCCGCCGTAACGCCCGCTGTAGTGCACGTTATGACGGAGTACGCCCCCAAAATGACGCAGAACGACGCTGTGCGGATGGATCCATTCCTGCGCCAGTTCTTCGGCGACGATTTCAATCAGGGTCAGCGGCCCCAGTCGGGCCCGCAGATTGGCTCTGGCTCCGGCGTTATCATTGCCGCCAACGGCTACATCGTGACCAACAACCACGTGATTGATAAGGCTGATAAGATTGAAGTAGTACTGGACGATAAGCGCAAGTACAAGGCTGAGCTGGTAGGCGCTGACCCCACCACCGACCTGGCCGTGCTGAAAGTACAGGCCGATAACCTGCCCTTTGTGCGCTATGGCTCCTCCGACGACGTGAAAGTAGGGGAGTGGGTACTGGCCGTGGGCAATCCCTTCAACCTGAACTCTACCGTTACGGCGGGTATTATCTCGGCCAAGGGCCGCAACATCAATATACTGCAGCGCGAAGACCGCATGGGCGTAGAAGCCTTCCTGCAGACGGATGCCGTGGTAAACCCCGGTAACTCGGGTGGTGCCCTGGTCAACCTAAAAGGCGACCTGATTGGTATTAACTCCGCCATTGCCTCGCGCACCGGCTCCTTTGAAGGCTACTCGTTTGCCGTACCCAGCTCCATTGTGAGCAAGGTGGTAGACGACCTGCTGAAATACAAAGTAGTACAGCGCGCCCTGCTGGGTGTCAACATCCGCGAAGTAGATGCCACGCTGGCCTCCGAAAAGAAGCTGGCGTCGTTGAACGGCGTATATGTGGTGGGCCTGAGCAAGAACAGCGCTGCTGCCGATGCCGGCCTGAAGGAGGGCGACATCATCACTGAAATCAACGGCGTGAAGGTCAACACGTCCTCGCAGCTGCAGGAGCAGGTAGCCCGCTTCCGCCCCGGCGACAAGATTAAGATTGCCTACCTGCGGGAAGGGAAGGAGCGCAATGCCGGCGCCACGTTGCGCAATGCCACGGGCACTACCGATGTCATTCGCGAAGAAATAGCGTCTTCTATTGAGTATGAGGGCGCCAAATTTGCGCCGCTCACCCGCCAGGAAATGAATAAGCTGGACCTGGAAGGCGGCGCCAAAATCTCCGGCGTGCGCGGCAGCAATTTTAAAGAGACGGGCATTGGTGACGGCTTCATCATCACCCGCATCGATAAAAACAAAGTAGCCAAGCCTCAGGACGTGAAGCGCTATCTGGAAGAAGCTAAAAACAACCAGGGCGCGCTGGTAGAAGGTATCTACCCCGACGGCCGCAAAGCTTACTATCCTATCGGACAGGCAGAATAA
- a CDS encoding PPC domain-containing DNA-binding protein: protein MSVPAAQPSAMRTYALRLRPGDDLRQQLLAFVAQHHLKAATVLTCVGSLTTATLRLANQEGPTVYQGHFEIVSLVGTLSVNGSHLHLAFADSTGRTVGGHLLDGNRIYTTAELVLGVLDDVDFRRETDPVSTYQELVVCPVKPVGKKRASPKK from the coding sequence ATGTCGGTTCCTGCGGCCCAGCCTTCTGCTATGCGTACCTACGCCCTGCGCCTGCGCCCGGGAGACGATTTGCGCCAGCAGCTGCTGGCTTTTGTAGCGCAGCACCACCTGAAAGCCGCTACGGTGCTTACCTGCGTGGGCAGCCTTACTACGGCTACGCTGCGTCTGGCTAATCAAGAAGGACCTACGGTGTACCAGGGGCATTTTGAGATTGTATCGTTGGTGGGCACGCTGTCGGTAAACGGCAGCCACCTGCACCTGGCTTTTGCCGATTCTACCGGCCGCACCGTGGGCGGGCACCTGCTGGATGGTAACCGCATTTATACCACCGCCGAACTGGTGCTGGGTGTGCTGGACGACGTAGATTTCCGGCGCGAAACCGACCCGGTATCTACTTACCAGGAACTGGTGGTGTGCCCGGTAAAGCCCGTCGGGAAAAAGCGCGCTTCGCCTAAAAAATAA
- a CDS encoding sporulation protein, with product MKHLLLRNVLLLAALLNLGACAATTPGASTSSDSTARRNAPVEAAEDLSRYRPVFTLPKAPATPAPAAVRPNITPVNQVNAQIEQRLRDQAYTNQNVKYAQGYRILAYVGLERDQAMAIRRAVISRYPEETDYLTFKQPVFRLWVGDYLTRLDAEQALLRIKPFAPKAELQATQVVLNKSTL from the coding sequence ATGAAACACCTGCTACTTCGTAACGTGCTGCTGCTCGCTGCTCTGCTTAACCTGGGCGCCTGCGCCGCCACCACCCCCGGTGCTTCCACCTCCTCTGACTCTACGGCCCGCCGAAACGCCCCCGTAGAGGCGGCGGAGGACCTAAGCCGCTACCGGCCGGTCTTCACCCTGCCCAAAGCCCCGGCAACTCCGGCGCCCGCGGCCGTGCGGCCCAACATAACACCGGTAAACCAGGTAAATGCCCAGATAGAACAGCGCCTGCGCGACCAGGCCTACACCAACCAAAACGTAAAATATGCCCAGGGCTACCGCATTCTGGCTTACGTGGGCCTAGAGCGCGACCAGGCTATGGCTATTCGTCGGGCCGTTATCAGCCGCTACCCCGAGGAAACCGACTATTTAACCTTCAAACAGCCCGTGTTCCGCCTCTGGGTGGGCGACTACCTTACCCGCCTGGACGCCGAGCAGGCGCTGCTGCGTATTAAGCCCTTCGCGCCCAAAGCCGAGCTGCAGGCCACGCAGGTGGTGCTAAACAAAAGCACACTTTAG
- a CDS encoding Hsp20/alpha crystallin family protein, producing MATLLYNNLPTRRSPRAFNTVLNELLREGLQPQDKPAASFVPQADILESEQGFELHLALPGVAKEDLKIDFQEGRLIISGERKTPATEENGPKFRRIETSFGTFSRTFRLPETVDVTGIDAQLADGLLRVTLPFDSKKVSKHQIEVR from the coding sequence ATGGCCACGCTTTTGTATAACAATCTGCCTACCCGCCGTTCCCCCCGCGCTTTCAATACCGTATTGAATGAGCTGCTTCGCGAGGGGCTGCAACCACAGGATAAACCCGCTGCCAGCTTCGTGCCGCAGGCTGATATTCTGGAGTCGGAGCAGGGCTTTGAGCTGCACCTGGCTTTGCCAGGCGTAGCGAAAGAAGACCTCAAAATTGATTTTCAGGAAGGTCGCCTCATCATCAGCGGGGAGCGGAAAACGCCGGCAACGGAAGAAAACGGGCCGAAATTCCGCCGCATTGAAACCAGCTTTGGTACCTTCTCCCGCACCTTCCGCCTGCCCGAAACGGTTGATGTTACCGGTATTGATGCCCAACTGGCTGATGGCCTGCTCCGGGTTACGCTGCCCTTTGACAGTAAAAAGGTAAGCAAACACCAGATTGAAGTACGGTAG
- a CDS encoding M20 family metallopeptidase: MQHLISRLKALAAESAATTVSWRQHLHAHPELSFQEFSTAAYVTEQLRQMGLNPQPLAKTGVVALIEGRNPGSRVVALRGDMDALPIQEQNEVAYKSTNPGVMHACGHDVHTSSLLGVAYILTQLREEFEGTVKLIFQPGEEKLPGGASLMIKEGVLENPKPASVLGQHVFPMLPSGQIGIRAGRYMASTDELYLTVRGKGGHGAMPEQNLDPVLVAAHIIVAAQQIVSRRANPKIPSVLSFGKVVANGATNVIPNEVYLEGTFRTLNEEWRQEAHQHLRKLCEGLAEAMGATCELEIRHGYPYLENEPQLTARVRAAAEEYLGAENVIELDQWMAAEDFAYFSQAADACFYRLGTRAEDGRFASSVHTPTFDVDPKALEVGPGLMAWLTLRELAACTTTDAATAETAHA; encoded by the coding sequence ATGCAGCATCTGATTTCCCGCCTTAAAGCCCTGGCCGCTGAGTCGGCCGCCACTACCGTTAGCTGGCGCCAGCACTTGCACGCCCATCCGGAGCTTTCCTTTCAGGAGTTTTCTACCGCCGCTTACGTCACCGAGCAGCTGCGCCAAATGGGCCTCAACCCGCAGCCCCTGGCCAAAACCGGCGTGGTAGCGCTTATTGAAGGCCGCAACCCCGGCAGCCGGGTGGTAGCCCTGCGCGGCGACATGGACGCGCTGCCCATTCAGGAGCAGAATGAAGTAGCGTACAAATCCACCAACCCCGGCGTGATGCACGCCTGCGGCCACGATGTGCACACGTCCTCTCTACTGGGCGTGGCCTATATCCTCACCCAGCTGCGCGAGGAATTTGAAGGTACGGTGAAGCTGATTTTTCAGCCCGGTGAGGAAAAGCTGCCCGGCGGTGCCTCCCTCATGATTAAGGAAGGTGTGCTGGAAAATCCCAAGCCGGCCAGCGTACTGGGTCAGCACGTATTCCCCATGCTGCCGTCCGGGCAAATCGGTATTCGGGCGGGCCGCTACATGGCCAGTACCGATGAGCTGTACCTGACGGTGCGCGGCAAAGGCGGCCACGGTGCCATGCCCGAGCAAAACCTGGACCCTGTGCTGGTGGCCGCTCATATCATTGTAGCGGCCCAGCAGATTGTGAGTCGGCGCGCCAATCCCAAAATTCCTTCTGTGCTGTCCTTCGGGAAGGTTGTTGCCAACGGCGCTACCAACGTTATTCCCAATGAGGTGTACCTGGAAGGCACCTTCCGCACCCTGAACGAGGAGTGGCGCCAGGAAGCCCACCAGCATCTGCGCAAACTCTGTGAGGGGCTAGCCGAAGCCATGGGCGCCACTTGCGAGCTGGAAATCCGACACGGCTACCCCTACCTGGAAAACGAGCCTCAACTCACGGCCCGTGTGCGCGCCGCGGCGGAAGAGTATCTGGGCGCAGAAAACGTAATTGAGCTGGACCAGTGGATGGCCGCCGAGGACTTTGCTTATTTCTCGCAGGCCGCTGATGCCTGTTTCTACCGCCTGGGCACTCGCGCCGAAGATGGCCGCTTTGCCTCCTCCGTGCATACCCCCACTTTCGACGTCGACCCCAAAGCCCTGGAAGTTGGCCCTGGCCTGATGGCCTGGCTAACCCTGCGCGAGCTGGCGGCCTGCACTACTACTGATGCGGCCACGGCCGAAACGGCTCATGCGTAA
- the deoC gene encoding deoxyribose-phosphate aldolase — MPSPAELAARIDHTLLRPDATQAQIAQLCAEAAQHRFASVCVPPAFVRFAVEELYGTGVPVCTVVGFPLGYQIAKVKFFEAHQALTDGAREIDVVMNIAAFKSGQLEEVEEELGQLTELCRFKNALLKVIIETALLSEEEIITACQLCAEAGVDFVKTSTGFASRGASVDDIVLMRRHLPGQIRIKAAGGIRTRTAALALVAAGADRLGSSNSVALLQPDETPATS, encoded by the coding sequence ATGCCTTCCCCCGCTGAGTTAGCTGCCCGCATCGACCATACGCTGCTGCGGCCCGATGCCACGCAGGCCCAGATTGCGCAATTGTGCGCCGAAGCCGCGCAACACCGTTTTGCCTCCGTGTGTGTGCCGCCCGCTTTTGTGCGGTTTGCGGTGGAAGAGCTGTACGGTACCGGCGTGCCCGTTTGCACCGTAGTGGGCTTTCCGCTGGGTTATCAGATTGCCAAGGTGAAGTTCTTTGAAGCCCACCAGGCCCTGACCGACGGTGCCCGCGAAATTGACGTGGTGATGAACATTGCCGCCTTTAAATCGGGGCAGCTGGAAGAAGTGGAGGAGGAACTGGGCCAGCTCACGGAGCTGTGCCGGTTTAAAAATGCTCTGCTGAAAGTGATTATTGAAACCGCGCTGCTCAGCGAGGAGGAAATCATTACGGCCTGCCAGCTGTGTGCGGAAGCCGGCGTTGATTTCGTGAAAACCTCCACCGGCTTTGCCAGCCGCGGGGCTTCCGTAGATGATATTGTTTTGATGCGCCGCCATTTGCCGGGCCAGATTCGTATTAAAGCCGCGGGCGGCATTCGCACGCGCACGGCGGCTCTGGCCCTCGTGGCGGCCGGTGCCGACCGGCTTGGTTCTTCCAATAGTGTGGCTTTGCTGCAACCCGATGAAACACCTGCTACTTCGTAA